Within the Candidatus Eisenbacteria bacterium genome, the region CGCGCAGCGCATCCTCCTGGATCACCAGATCGCGCGGCGCGAGGCCGTGCTCGACGAGCTGGCGGGGAATCAGGAAGCGGCGCGCGATCTCGATCTTTTCGTCCTCGCTGTAGCCGGGAACCTCGATGACCTCGATGCGCTCCTGCAGCGCGTCGGGCACCTGCTCGAGGTGGTTCGCGCACAGCAGCAGGATCGCGTGCGACAGGTCGATGGGAAGCCCGAGGTAGTGGTCGGTGAAGTGGGCGCTCGATTCGGGGTCGAGCAGTTCGAGCAGCACTTCGGCGACTCCGAGCCCGCCTTCGCCGACGAGGCGATCCATGCCGTCGATCATCAGCACCGGATTGCGCGCGCCCGCCTCGCGCAACGCACGGACGATCTTGCCCGGCTGCGCGCCGGGCGCCGAGCGGGCGTCGCCGATCAGCTCGGCCGCGTCGCTGGTGCCCGAGACGCTGATGCGCGCGAACGGCCGCGCGAGCGCGCGCGCGACGGTCGCGCCGATGGACGACTTGCCGGTGCCGGGCGGGCCGACAAGGCACAGCGCCGGCCCGGGCAGGTCGGGCTTGAGCCGCCGCACCGCGAGGTACTCGACGATCCGCTCCTTGGCCTTGTGCATGCCGAGCTGGTCGTGGTCGAGCACGGACTCGACGTGCGGCAGGTCGGCCTCCTCGGAAACCAGCGACTCCCACGGCATGGACCACAGCCATTGCAGGTAGGTGCGGATCTGTCCCGCTTCGGGCGCGCCGGCGGGCAGGCGGCGCAGGCGGTCCAGCTCGCGCTGCGACTGGCGCGCGACCTCGGCCGGCAGCGCCGAAGCGGGCGCCTGACCCGCTCCCGCACGCGGCGCCTCGCGCTCGCGCGAAAGCGGAGCATCGAGCGCGCTCGTGGCGCGCAGGGCGCGTGGCGGGCGTTTCGCCTGCAGGGTCCGGTTGCGGGCGGGACGCGGCATGGAGGACTCCGTGTCGTGGGGAGAGCGAAGTCGTTTCGGCTCCGGCGGACGGCGCCGCCGCTCGGGGGGTTCCCCCTGCAAATCGGCTGCTGCTGCGTCGTTCTGAAGCGTCCTCTCGGCCCGCCGCGCAAGCGCCCCGGGCGCAGGCCCTTGGCGGCGCCAGCGTGGAAAGCCGAAACCCCGCCCGGGTCGGGCGGGGTTTCGGTGCTGCGAGCGAAGCGTCGTGCTTCGGGTACTAGCGGTAAATGGACTTCAGCGCGCCCCAGGTGCCCTTCATGGACGGGGTCGCGAGGCAGGCCGCGTTCGCGCCCGAAGCCGCGTTGTGCATGATCGGGCCGGCGGCGACGGGGGCGAAGTCGGCGCCATTCTCGTCGGTGTCCGTCAGGCCGCCGTTGGCGCGCACCGCCACCGTCGTGTTGGTCAGCGCGCCGCACGCAGCCGCGCCTTCCCAGCAGTTGGCCGTGCCGTACGAGACCTTGTCCACCGTGACGCCCGCGGGAACCGACGTGCACGCGACGTTCGCCTGCAGCGCCGTGAACAGGCCGATCTTGCCGTTCGTCTGACCGGCGTTGATCGAAGCGGTGACGAGGTCCGGCGTCACCGGAAGCGCCTCGCCGGCGGTGCCGGCCGAGCCGGTCTGGATCAGCAGATAGGAGCAGGGCTGGATGATCGTGCCGGCCGGCAGGACGAAGTAGTTGCCCGACGAGCTGCCCCAGTTGCCGGTCGCCGAGCCGTATTCCAGCGCCCAGCCGCTCATGTCCACGGGAACGGCGCTCGAGTTGAAGAGCTCGACGTAATCGTTGGTGTAGGTGCCGCTGCCGCCGCCGCCGCCATAGACCTGGCTGATGCGCACGGCGCTGGCCGCGAACGAGGCGGTCGCCACGAGGGCGACGGCCGCGACCGTGAGGAGCGTGGTCACAAGCTTCTTCATCGGGGATCTCCTGTGGGCTGCGATGCGAGATGCGATCCCGTTGGGGTGGGCGCACTCGGGGGGTGGCCGACGTCCCGCGCCGGATGTGCGTGGCCGGGGCCGCGCACGCTGTGACTGATACGAAGGTTGTAACGGACTCAAGGATAGGCCACGGGGCGGCCCTGCCTCAAGGCCAAGTCTTGCGAACGCAACGATGTTCATGCCCCGAAAACGAGGTCGAGTCCGGGCAAACTGCACGACGCTTCCCGGCCCGCCGGAAGGGGCGGCCTCCCGACCCCGGCTAACCCCTCGCGCGGGCGACCCGCGCCCAGGTCTGGACCGCGTTCGCGAGCAGGAAGACCGCGAAAGCGCGCGCCAGCACCGCCTGCGGCAGCCGCAGGGCGAGGGCGGAAGCCAGCGGCGCCCCGACGATCGCGCCCAGCGCCAGCCACGGCACCAGGCGGGGCACGACGTTGCCGTGGCGGTGGTGTTCGATGGCGCCGACCGGCGCGGTGGCGAGGATCAGCGCGAGGGAGGTGCCCTGCGCCGTCTGCTGGGGGGCGCCGAAGAGCAGCGCGAGGGCCGGCACCGCGAGCAGCCCGCCACCCACGCCCATGAAGCCGGAAAGCAGCCCGACGGCCGCGCCCACGAGCATGGCGACCAGCGCGCCCGCCACCCCCGCGAGCAGCGGAGCACCCGTGTGCATGGGCGTACGCCAGAACAGCCGCGCGGCGACGATCGCGAGCAGCACCGCGAAGGCCCGCGTGAGCGCCACGCGACTCGTCCGTGCCGCGAGGCGCGCGCCCAGGCGCGCGCACAGCACGCTCGTGACCGCCATGATCGCGCCGATCACCCATGCGACGTGGCCGCCGGCCGCGTAGACGATCAGGCCCGCGACCGCGGTCGCGCCGACTGCGGCGAGCGAGGTGCCGTGCGCCTCGTGCTGGGTCAGCGAGAACAGGCCGGTCAGCATCGGCACGAGCACGATGCCGCCGCCGACGCCGAACAGTCCGCCGGCCAGCCCGGCCGCGAGCCCCGTGAGGATCCCGCGCCAGCGCTCGCCGGACGGCGTCACGTCACGTGCCGGCGTGGGCGCCGGCCGGGGCGGTGGACTTCTGCAGCAGCCGCACCGTGTCGGCGAATCGCGTGGCGTTCGTCGGCGCGCCGAGGACAACCGCGATCAGGTCGCGGCCCTGGGTGCGCACCCAGGTCGCGAAGCAGTAGCCCGCCTCGAGGATGAAGCCCGTCTTGCCGCCGAGGATCTCGTAGCGGCCGTAAAGCATGCGGTTCGTGTTGTGAACGGCGTGCATGCGGCGGCCGGTCGCGAACTGGTACTGCCGCGTCGTGGTGATTTCCTGGATCAGCGGTTCGTGGGCCGCCGCGTGCAGGAGCCGCGCGACGTCGGCCGCGGTCGAGACGTTGCGCTCGTCGAGGCCCGTGAACTCGACGAACCGCGTGTCCTGCAGTCCGAGCTCGGCCGCCTTGCGGTTCATGCGCGCGACGAACTCGCCGGCCGTCAGGCCCGCCTCGCGCGCGAGCACGCGCGTCGCGACGTTGTCCGAGGACATGAGGCTCATGTGCAGCAGGTCGCCGAGCGCCACGCGGTCGCCGCGGCGCAGCTGGGTGTGGCCCGCGCCGTCGAGCTCGACCGCCGTCACCTCGACCTCGCGATCGAGCGCCGGCTTCTGCTCTAGGAAGACGAGCGCGGTCATGAGCTTCGTCAGGCTGGCGATGGGCACCTGCCGGTCGCTGTTCTTGGCGAACAGGACTTCTCCCGTTCCCGGATCCACGAGAATGGCGTTGCGCGCGTAGACACCGCCCGGCGGCGGGCGCCGGGCACGGCGGCGAACCCGCCGCTTGGTCGCACGGGCCGCGGATTTCGCGGTGGCGGTCAGGCTCGTCTGTCCGGAGCGGGTGGTCTGACGGGTGGCGGCGTCGGCCATCGTGGCCGTGCCGGCCAGCAGGGCGAGCAGGAACGACACGCCCAGCATGCGCAGCGCGCGGAACATCATGAGCTCCTCCTGAATCTCCCCTCGCGGGGAGGGCACCGATTCCGTCCATGGTATCGGAGACTTCAACGTCGAAACTTAGGGGCGGACGCGGGACGCGTCAACGCATTTGCCGGCCGGCGCGTGAAATTTCAGTCGCCCGCACCGGCACCGGCGCGTTCCTCGCGCAGGAATCGCACGAATCGCCCGCAGGCCGCGATCGCGAGCGAATCGGCCTCGACGAGGTCGGCTTCCCGCGAGGGCTCGCGGCAGGCCGCGAGCCGCGCGGGAAGGGCGCGCAGCGAGTCCATCGCGGCACGCCAGGGCGCCGCGAGGGACTCGGCGACGGCCGCGTTGGCGACCGGAAGGGCGCGCAGCGTGACGCGCGCGGCGCGCAGCACTTCGGGCAGCGCGCGCATCCGCCGCGTGGCGTGGCGCGTGCGCGCGCAGGCGCCGGCGCCGCGCAGTCTCGCGGACTCGAACACCGCGCCGGGTCCGAGCTCGAGGTAGAGCGCGGGGTCGCGCGCCCACGCGCCGCTCTCGTGCGGCGCGAGCTCGCGCGCCACCTGCGCGCGCAGCGAGTCGAGGCGCGCAGCTTCGCGCGCCGTCAGTCGCCGGCCGTCCAGCGCCGCGAGCCGCGACGCCAGGCGCGTGAGCCAGGCCGGATCGCTGCGCAGCGTCGCCTCGGTCACGGGCACGAGCCTCGACTCGGCGCCGCGCACGCCGAAACGCGTGGCGAGGTCGGGACGGTCGCGCAGGAGGTGCCCGTGGTATTCGGCCTCGGCGTGCCGCAACGCCGCGGCGTCGTCTTCGGCGGTCGCCGCCCACGCACGCGGCGCCGCGCCCGGCCGGCCGAGGAGCGCGACGGCGAGCAGGGCGGCCGCCGCGGGGCCGGGGCGCGGAAGTCTCAGGGCCGTGGGATCACCGTCTGCACGAGCGTGAGCGGATCGTCCACCTTGAGCGGCGACGCGGCGATGTACGCCTGGCCGAACTTCGCCCCGATCTGCCATCCCCAGTAGCGCGCGTTCGCCTCGAACGCCTCGCGCGGGTGCGGCAGGTGCGCGGGGCGGGGACGATCGGGGTTGTAGAACTGGCTCTTGTGGCAGTCCACGGCCGCGAGCCAGTCGCCGTAGTCGTCGGAGATGTCCACGATGAACGTGGGCATGTGCCCCGGGGGGATGAAGTAGAAGTAGATCGCCTTGGCCTGGTGGGGCTCCCCTTCGACCGGCGCCTTCGCGAGGTGCGCGAGGTTGTAGGCGTTCGCGACGATCTGGCCCGACTTGTAATGATCGTTGTGCCCCAGGCCACGCCCGATCGGCAGGTCGTAGTAGGGCGCCAGCACGATCTGCGGGCGATGCCGTCGGAGCACGCCGGCGATCGCACAGCGGCGTTCGAACGTGTCCTCGACCCGGCAGTCGCCGAAATCGAGGGTCTCGCGCACGTCGAGCTGAAGCAGTTTCGCGGCGGCGGCACTCTCGCCGGCGCGGATCTCCGGCGTGCCCCAGCCCATGTCCCCGGTCGTCAGATCAATGATGCCGGTGGTGTGACCGTAGCGCTTCATCTTGCGGAGCAGCCCGCCGCAGCCGATCTCGGCGTCGTCGGGATGCGGACCGAATGCGAGGAAATCGACGGACATCGCGTACTCCAGTCGAGGCGGAGAGGAATGCGGTGCGGAACCGGCACCTTAGCCCCACCGGTTCCAGGTCCGCCAGCCGGAGGCCGCGAGAGCATGGATCGCCGCGGCGGCGCCGCCGTCGCGCGACCGGGCAACTCGGCCATCCCGGGCCGCGGGTGTTTTGGTTATCCTCCGCGGCGGTCACGAGCCCGCGCACCGGGGAGTCGGATGCTCTACTTCGCCTACGGTTCCAACCTGAGTACCGAGCAGATGCAGAGCCGCTGCCCGGGGCACACGGTCGTCGGCATGGGCGTGCTGCGCGACCACCGTCTCGCGTTCCCACTCACGTCGCACGACTGGGGCGGCGGCGTCGCGAGCGTCGTGCCCTCGCACGGCGCGAACGTCTGGGGCATGGTCTTCGATCTCAGCGAAGCGCACCTCGCGTCGCTCGACCGCTACGAGGGCTACCGGGGGCCGGA harbors:
- a CDS encoding gamma-glutamylcyclotransferase, which produces MLYFAYGSNLSTEQMQSRCPGHTVVGMGVLRDHRLAFPLTSHDWGGGVASVVPSHGANVWGMVFDLSEAHLASLDRYEGYRGPDDQHNLYDRLPVFVDLIRPDDGSIPRRVRAACYLARPANPAPPSRRYRDTILSGARHHRLPDEYVAALEQIATAD
- a CDS encoding PIG-L family deacetylase, with the translated sequence MSVDFLAFGPHPDDAEIGCGGLLRKMKRYGHTTGIIDLTTGDMGWGTPEIRAGESAAAAKLLQLDVRETLDFGDCRVEDTFERRCAIAGVLRRHRPQIVLAPYYDLPIGRGLGHNDHYKSGQIVANAYNLAHLAKAPVEGEPHQAKAIYFYFIPPGHMPTFIVDISDDYGDWLAAVDCHKSQFYNPDRPRPAHLPHPREAFEANARYWGWQIGAKFGQAYIAASPLKVDDPLTLVQTVIPRP
- a CDS encoding sulfite exporter TauE/SafE family protein translates to MTPSGERWRGILTGLAAGLAGGLFGVGGGIVLVPMLTGLFSLTQHEAHGTSLAAVGATAVAGLIVYAAGGHVAWVIGAIMAVTSVLCARLGARLAARTSRVALTRAFAVLLAIVAARLFWRTPMHTGAPLLAGVAGALVAMLVGAAVGLLSGFMGVGGGLLAVPALALLFGAPQQTAQGTSLALILATAPVGAIEHHRHGNVVPRLVPWLALGAIVGAPLASALALRLPQAVLARAFAVFLLANAVQTWARVARARG
- a CDS encoding D-alanyl-D-alanine carboxypeptidase; the protein is MMFRALRMLGVSFLLALLAGTATMADAATRQTTRSGQTSLTATAKSAARATKRRVRRRARRPPPGGVYARNAILVDPGTGEVLFAKNSDRQVPIASLTKLMTALVFLEQKPALDREVEVTAVELDGAGHTQLRRGDRVALGDLLHMSLMSSDNVATRVLAREAGLTAGEFVARMNRKAAELGLQDTRFVEFTGLDERNVSTAADVARLLHAAAHEPLIQEITTTRQYQFATGRRMHAVHNTNRMLYGRYEILGGKTGFILEAGYCFATWVRTQGRDLIAVVLGAPTNATRFADTVRLLQKSTAPAGAHAGT
- a CDS encoding lamin tail domain-containing protein yields the protein MKKLVTTLLTVAAVALVATASFAASAVRISQVYGGGGGSGTYTNDYVELFNSSAVPVDMSGWALEYGSATGNWGSSSGNYFVLPAGTIIQPCSYLLIQTGSAGTAGEALPVTPDLVTASINAGQTNGKIGLFTALQANVACTSVPAGVTVDKVSYGTANCWEGAAACGALTNTTVAVRANGGLTDTDENGADFAPVAAGPIMHNAASGANAACLATPSMKGTWGALKSIYR
- a CDS encoding AAA family ATPase, which produces MPRPARNRTLQAKRPPRALRATSALDAPLSREREAPRAGAGQAPASALPAEVARQSQRELDRLRRLPAGAPEAGQIRTYLQWLWSMPWESLVSEEADLPHVESVLDHDQLGMHKAKERIVEYLAVRRLKPDLPGPALCLVGPPGTGKSSIGATVARALARPFARISVSGTSDAAELIGDARSAPGAQPGKIVRALREAGARNPVLMIDGMDRLVGEGGLGVAEVLLELLDPESSAHFTDHYLGLPIDLSHAILLLCANHLEQVPDALQERIEVIEVPGYSEDEKIEIARRFLIPRQLVEHGLAPRDLVIQEDALRAMIRHWTLEAGVRGLVRQLATVCRKVARARVMGQGRRHLVTPPKLEGYLGSRLFQPEMAGKDDEVGVAMGLAWTAAGGEILVVEALRMPGAGRVTLTGQLGEVMRESVQAAHSYVRSRADDLEIEAEAFSGSDIHIHFPAGGVPKDGPSAGMTVGLVIASVLSDRPIRHDVALTGEVSLRGKVLVVGGMREKALAAYRAGIRMLIFPAANVKDLADIPADVRSRLELVPVDSMDQVFDLALSRVIVPQRVGSQFVIPGEEPAGEERPADLTETGRRRILVDDEDE